A genomic segment from Treponema sp. Marseille-Q3903 encodes:
- a CDS encoding cytidine deaminase — protein MNYEELIESAIEMQNYSYVPYSHFHVGAALLTADGKVYTGCNIENGSYGATNCAERAAIFKAVSEGEKNFSAIAVVGGHEDKDGKPTIEDFCPPCGICRQVMLEFCKKDFKIILAKNPKDYKVFTLNDLLPESFSLKD, from the coding sequence ATGAATTATGAAGAATTGATAGAATCTGCAATAGAAATGCAAAATTATTCGTATGTGCCGTATTCTCACTTTCATGTTGGAGCGGCACTTTTAACTGCTGATGGAAAAGTCTACACCGGCTGCAATATTGAAAACGGCTCGTATGGAGCAACAAACTGCGCTGAAAGGGCTGCAATATTCAAAGCTGTCAGCGAAGGTGAAAAGAATTTTTCTGCAATTGCGGTTGTAGGTGGACACGAAGATAAAGACGGAAAACCGACAATTGAAGATTTTTGCCCGCCTTGTGGAATCTGTCGTCAGGTTATGCTGGAGTTTTGCAAAAAAGATTTCAAAATTATCCTTGCAAAAAATCCAAAAGACTATAAAGTTTTCACACTAAACGATTTGCTTCCTGAGAGTTTTAGCCTAAAAGATTGA